The following are from one region of the Methyloversatilis discipulorum genome:
- a CDS encoding anti-sigma factor domain-containing protein, which produces MIQTPEDIAGLYVLGLLDAARRDEFERDMENDAALRARVADWEERLLPLTRMVEPEPLPPGLWSRIERSLWPTLRASAAPAPSSLVSRLWDSLAFWRSLAVTGFAAAMLLAVVGLPGTQQAGEPKFMVVLVAPDDKAPGWVVQASTEQSLKLIPLGMTEVPQAKALQFWTKGDKWKGPVSLGLVQPGRPLDVQMKELPPLEPNQLFEITLEPEYGSPIGRPTGPILYIGRAVKVM; this is translated from the coding sequence ATGATCCAGACCCCCGAAGACATCGCCGGCCTCTATGTACTGGGCCTGCTCGACGCCGCCCGCCGCGACGAGTTCGAGCGCGACATGGAGAACGACGCGGCCTTGCGGGCTCGCGTCGCCGACTGGGAGGAGCGACTTCTGCCGCTGACACGCATGGTCGAACCGGAACCGCTGCCACCCGGCCTGTGGTCGCGCATCGAACGCAGCCTGTGGCCGACGCTGCGCGCGAGCGCCGCACCGGCCCCCTCCTCGCTCGTCAGCCGGCTTTGGGACAGCCTCGCTTTCTGGCGCTCGCTGGCCGTCACCGGTTTCGCTGCCGCGATGCTGCTCGCCGTCGTCGGTCTGCCCGGCACGCAGCAGGCCGGCGAACCCAAGTTCATGGTGGTGCTGGTAGCGCCGGACGACAAGGCGCCGGGCTGGGTGGTGCAGGCCAGCACCGAACAGTCGCTCAAGCTCATCCCGCTTGGCATGACCGAGGTGCCGCAGGCCAAGGCGCTGCAGTTCTGGACCAAGGGCGACAAATGGAAGGGTCCGGTCTCGCTGGGCCTGGTGCAGCCGGGCCGCCCGCTCGACGTGCAGATGAAGGAACTGCCGCCGCTTGAGCCCAATCAGCTGTTCGAAATCACGCTTGAACCCGAGTACGGCTCGCCGATCGGTCGCCCGACCGGCCCCATCCTGTACATCGGGCGCGCGGTGAAGGTGATGTGA
- the cysD gene encoding sulfate adenylyltransferase subunit CysD has product MSTLTHLQRLEAESIHIMREVVAEAENPVMLYSVGKDSAVMLHLAAKAFYPSVPPFPLLHVDTTWKFKAMYEFRDAMARKLGMDLLVHINPDAKARNINPFDHGSALHTDMWKTEGLKQALDKYKFDAAFGGARRDEEKSRAKERIFSFRTAQHRWDPKSQRPELWKLYNARKHPGESIRVFPISNWTELDIWQYIHLENIPIVPLYFAAPRPVVERDGTLIMVDDERMPLRPGETPQMKSVRFRTLGCYPLTGAVESTAATLTDIIQEMLLTTTSERQGRVIDHDSAGSMEKKKQEGYF; this is encoded by the coding sequence ATGAGTACATTGACGCACCTGCAACGGCTGGAAGCCGAGAGCATCCACATCATGCGCGAAGTGGTGGCCGAGGCCGAAAACCCGGTCATGCTCTATTCGGTCGGCAAGGACAGCGCCGTCATGCTGCACCTCGCCGCCAAGGCCTTCTATCCGTCGGTCCCGCCCTTTCCGCTGCTGCACGTCGACACCACCTGGAAGTTCAAGGCGATGTACGAGTTCCGCGACGCGATGGCGCGCAAGCTCGGCATGGACCTGCTGGTGCACATCAACCCCGACGCCAAGGCGCGCAATATCAATCCGTTCGACCACGGCTCGGCGCTGCACACCGACATGTGGAAGACCGAAGGCCTGAAGCAGGCTCTGGACAAGTACAAGTTCGACGCCGCTTTCGGCGGCGCCCGTCGCGACGAGGAAAAGTCGCGCGCCAAGGAGCGCATCTTCTCCTTCCGTACCGCGCAGCACCGCTGGGACCCGAAGAGCCAGCGTCCGGAACTTTGGAAGCTGTACAACGCGCGCAAGCACCCGGGTGAATCGATCCGCGTGTTCCCGATCTCGAACTGGACCGAACTGGACATCTGGCAGTACATCCACCTGGAGAACATTCCCATCGTGCCGCTGTACTTTGCGGCACCGCGGCCGGTCGTCGAGCGCGACGGCACGCTCATCATGGTGGACGACGAGCGCATGCCGCTGCGTCCGGGCGAGACACCGCAGATGAAGAGCGTGCGTTTCCGCACCCTGGGCTGCTATCCGCTGACCGGCGCGGTCGAATCGACCGCCGCCACGCTGACCGACATCATCCAGGAAATGCTGCTGACCACGACGTCGGAGCGCCAGGGCCGCGTGATCGACCACGATTCCGCCGGTTCGATGGAAAAGAAGAAGCAGGAAGGGTATTTCTGA
- a CDS encoding L-threonylcarbamoyladenylate synthase has product MSASDADIADAARRLRAGELVALPTETVYGLGADAMNPAAVRRIFEAKGRPADHPLIVHLPDAEQMTVWARDIPREAIALAQAFWPGPLTLILKREEDVPLEVTGGQDTVGLRVPGHPVALKLLRAFGGGVAAPSANRFGRISPTTAQHVRDEFGDSVTVLDGGPCEVGIESTILDLSGDTPRILRPGAISAGQIAAVIGRMPAGKGDENSPRVSGALAAHYAPRSAMRKIAPARLRDFLNAFRHSGRHCAVIAHSQPPLSDCPHRWFMLPAEPAGYARGLYAAMRDADAVGGSMIVIEAIPETPEWAAVNDRLGRALAGAGITPQ; this is encoded by the coding sequence ATGAGCGCGTCGGACGCCGACATCGCTGACGCTGCGCGCCGGCTGCGCGCCGGCGAACTGGTCGCGCTGCCGACGGAAACCGTCTACGGACTGGGCGCCGACGCGATGAACCCGGCGGCAGTGCGCCGCATATTCGAGGCAAAGGGTCGCCCCGCCGACCATCCGCTCATCGTGCATCTGCCGGACGCCGAACAGATGACCGTCTGGGCGCGCGACATTCCGCGCGAGGCGATCGCGCTGGCGCAGGCCTTCTGGCCGGGGCCGCTGACCCTGATCCTGAAGCGGGAGGAAGACGTGCCGCTCGAGGTGACCGGCGGTCAGGACACGGTGGGACTGCGTGTGCCGGGGCATCCGGTGGCGCTGAAGCTGCTGCGCGCCTTCGGCGGCGGCGTGGCCGCACCGTCAGCCAACCGCTTCGGTCGCATCAGCCCGACAACCGCGCAACACGTGCGCGACGAGTTCGGTGACTCGGTCACCGTGCTCGACGGCGGGCCGTGCGAGGTCGGCATCGAATCGACCATACTCGACCTGTCCGGAGACACTCCGCGCATCCTCAGGCCGGGCGCCATCAGCGCCGGGCAGATCGCTGCAGTGATCGGTCGCATGCCCGCGGGCAAGGGCGACGAGAACTCACCGCGGGTGTCCGGGGCGCTCGCCGCGCATTACGCGCCGCGCAGCGCGATGCGCAAGATCGCGCCTGCGCGGCTGCGCGACTTCCTGAACGCCTTCCGTCACAGCGGGCGACATTGCGCGGTGATCGCACACAGCCAGCCGCCACTGTCCGACTGTCCGCATCGCTGGTTCATGCTGCCGGCCGAACCAGCCGGCTACGCACGCGGGCTCTACGCCGCGATGCGCGACGCGGATGCGGTCGGTGGTTCGATGATCGTGATCGAAGCCATTCCGGAAACGCCCGAGTGGGCTGCGGTGAACGACCGCCTCGGACGTGCGCTCGCGGGCGCCGGCATCACGCCACAGTAA
- a CDS encoding sigma-70 family RNA polymerase sigma factor translates to MTSSTDDFDFEAALGACAAGERSALRRIYEREGSRLLGVALRIVRRRDVAEDVVHDAFVRIWEKASSFDASRGSARGWIYSIVRHGALNHVRDHAREVPADDTLTEHIDHESGGQVPDPYQQVLLSSEAGLLYDCLGRLDAPKRSSILLAYLEGCTHSEIADRLATPLGTIKAWIRRGLQALKECLA, encoded by the coding sequence ATGACAAGCAGCACGGACGATTTCGATTTCGAGGCGGCGCTCGGCGCCTGTGCCGCCGGCGAGCGCAGTGCGCTGCGCCGCATATACGAGCGCGAGGGCAGCCGCCTGCTGGGGGTCGCCCTGCGCATCGTGCGCCGCCGTGACGTCGCGGAAGACGTCGTACACGACGCCTTCGTGCGCATCTGGGAAAAGGCGTCGAGCTTCGACGCGAGCCGCGGCAGCGCCCGTGGCTGGATCTACAGCATCGTGCGCCACGGCGCACTGAACCACGTGCGGGACCATGCACGCGAAGTGCCGGCCGACGACACACTGACCGAGCACATCGATCACGAGTCCGGCGGGCAGGTGCCCGACCCGTACCAGCAGGTACTGCTTTCGTCGGAAGCCGGTCTGCTCTATGACTGCCTCGGGAGGCTGGACGCGCCGAAGCGCTCCAGCATCCTGCTCGCCTACCTCGAGGGCTGCACCCATAGCGAAATCGCCGACCGGCTGGCAACGCCGCTCGGCACCATCAAAGCCTGGATACGCCGCGGCCTGCAGGCACTGAAGGAGTGCCTCGCATGA
- a CDS encoding hybrid sensor histidine kinase/response regulator: MDAGALSSPEVEARILREQVDSMMRTSRSAAIGAFFIGLGFWTFAWYQTGHRGALLWAVLLHGCQFWRYAGYQRYLRTPDAARHPRQAGIDYSNALVVNATIWGLAPWMFLPDDEPLVSALMMLVILGMSTGSIASLAPHRRALLSFPIPAILGLSSRMFWQGDAAHLFMGAAALIYLYVNLAFGLQQHRLLTEALRSRYEKEALARRLREQIDIAERASAERTRFFAAASHDLRQPLHSLGLFGSALATRLRGGPEEALARNLMSCVTALESSFNEMLDVSRLDAGVVQARMRPVALAAVFRALDRSFAAEAEGRGLALRLRARAHWVRTDPQLLERLLGNLVHNALKFTARGGVVVGARRRGGQVSIEVWDSGCGIEAGELPRVFEEFYQVGNRERDRAQGLGMGLAIVRRLAALLQLQVEVDSRPGRGTVFRVLAPAALPMAEPAPPQQTPPRAWPVLQSARVLVIDDEEAVRASTAAVLRTAGVEVHLADGAAAATSIACQLEAEEGARIDVVVCDFRLRNDEDGVSVVAGLRAALRRAVPAVLITGDTAPDRVQQARYSGLPVLYKPVPAELLLHTLGDLLDAAGPAREVMHTDASGL, encoded by the coding sequence GTGGACGCGGGAGCTCTGTCCTCGCCCGAGGTCGAGGCGCGCATCCTGCGCGAACAGGTCGACTCGATGATGCGCACCAGCCGCAGCGCAGCGATTGGCGCCTTCTTCATCGGACTGGGTTTCTGGACGTTCGCGTGGTACCAGACCGGGCATCGCGGCGCGCTGCTGTGGGCGGTTCTGCTGCACGGCTGCCAGTTCTGGCGCTACGCCGGTTACCAGCGCTACTTGCGCACGCCGGACGCAGCGCGTCATCCACGTCAGGCCGGCATCGACTACAGCAATGCGCTGGTCGTCAATGCGACGATCTGGGGGCTGGCGCCGTGGATGTTCCTGCCCGACGACGAGCCGCTGGTAAGTGCGCTGATGATGCTGGTAATCCTCGGCATGAGCACCGGCTCGATCGCGTCACTCGCGCCGCACCGGCGCGCGCTGCTGAGCTTTCCGATTCCCGCCATCCTCGGCCTGTCGAGCCGCATGTTTTGGCAGGGCGATGCGGCGCACCTGTTCATGGGGGCGGCAGCGCTGATCTATCTGTACGTGAATCTCGCCTTCGGGCTGCAGCAGCACCGCCTGCTGACCGAGGCGCTGCGCAGCCGCTACGAAAAGGAGGCGCTGGCGCGACGGCTGCGCGAGCAGATCGATATCGCCGAGCGTGCGAGCGCCGAGCGTACGCGCTTCTTTGCTGCCGCCAGCCATGACCTGCGGCAGCCGCTGCATTCGCTCGGGCTGTTCGGCAGCGCGCTGGCGACGCGGCTGCGTGGCGGGCCGGAGGAGGCGCTGGCCCGCAACCTGATGTCCTGCGTGACCGCGCTCGAATCCTCGTTCAACGAAATGCTCGACGTGTCGCGGCTGGACGCTGGCGTGGTGCAGGCACGCATGCGCCCGGTGGCGCTGGCCGCCGTGTTCCGCGCACTCGACCGCAGCTTTGCCGCCGAGGCCGAGGGGCGCGGCCTCGCCTTGCGGCTGCGCGCGCGCGCTCACTGGGTGCGCACCGATCCGCAATTGCTCGAACGCCTGCTCGGCAATCTGGTGCACAACGCGCTGAAGTTCACCGCCCGCGGTGGCGTCGTGGTTGGCGCCCGGCGGCGCGGCGGACAGGTGTCGATCGAGGTGTGGGACAGCGGTTGCGGCATCGAGGCGGGCGAGTTGCCGCGCGTGTTCGAAGAGTTCTATCAGGTCGGCAACCGCGAGCGCGATCGTGCGCAAGGGCTGGGCATGGGGCTGGCCATCGTGCGCCGGCTGGCGGCGCTGCTGCAGTTGCAGGTCGAGGTCGATTCGCGGCCGGGCCGTGGCACCGTTTTCCGCGTGCTGGCACCCGCAGCTCTGCCGATGGCGGAACCCGCACCACCGCAACAGACGCCACCGCGTGCATGGCCGGTGCTGCAGTCGGCCCGCGTGCTGGTGATCGACGACGAGGAGGCTGTCCGTGCCTCGACCGCGGCGGTGCTGCGTACCGCCGGCGTCGAGGTTCACCTGGCAGACGGCGCGGCGGCGGCGACCAGCATTGCCTGCCAGCTGGAGGCGGAGGAGGGGGCGCGCATCGATGTCGTCGTGTGCGATTTTCGTCTGCGCAACGACGAGGACGGCGTTTCGGTCGTCGCTGGCCTGCGAGCAGCACTCCGGCGTGCGGTGCCGGCGGTGCTGATCACCGGCGACACCGCGCCCGATCGCGTGCAGCAGGCGCGGTACAGCGGCCTGCCCGTGCTCTACAAGCCGGTGCCGGCCGAACTGCTGCTGCACACGTTGGGCGATCTGCTCGATGCTGCCGGGCCGGCGCGCGAAGTTATGCATACGGACGCGAGCGGCCTATGA
- a CDS encoding response regulator transcription factor — protein MKHTVLVVDDHEMTRVGLRACAQATGLGEVDWLDADTLNGALAAFAAHRPDLVLLDLKLPDSLGLQGLRRFLAEAPEARVAVFSATEDPVVVEQALALGALGYVPKSARSADILDMVLTLLRGGSLPQACREPSVGYGVTPGTESLNPTQLRVLELVLAGNSNQQIADALGLALGTVKNSVSSVMLKLDAQSRLHLISLFR, from the coding sequence ATGAAGCACACCGTTCTCGTCGTCGACGACCATGAAATGACCCGCGTCGGGTTGCGCGCCTGTGCGCAGGCGACCGGACTGGGCGAGGTCGACTGGCTCGATGCCGATACGCTGAATGGCGCGCTGGCCGCTTTCGCGGCTCATCGTCCCGATCTGGTCCTGCTCGATCTGAAGCTGCCCGACAGCCTGGGCCTGCAGGGGCTGAGACGCTTTCTGGCCGAGGCACCCGAGGCGCGTGTGGCCGTCTTCTCGGCGACCGAGGACCCGGTCGTCGTCGAACAGGCACTTGCCCTGGGTGCGCTCGGTTACGTGCCGAAGAGCGCGCGATCGGCGGACATTCTCGACATGGTGCTCACGCTGCTGCGCGGCGGGTCCTTGCCGCAGGCATGCCGAGAGCCGAGTGTGGGCTATGGCGTGACACCGGGCACCGAGTCGCTGAATCCGACACAGTTGCGCGTGCTTGAGCTGGTACTCGCCGGCAACAGCAACCAGCAGATCGCCGACGCTCTCGGGCTGGCGCTCGGTACGGTCAAGAATTCGGTGTCGTCCGTCATGCTCAAGCTTGATGCACAGTCCCGTCTGCACCTGATCAGCCTGTTCCGCTGA
- a CDS encoding 5-(carboxyamino)imidazole ribonucleotide synthase, with product MILPPATLGMLGGGQLGRFFVLAAHEMGYRVVVLDPDRNSPAGKAADEHLCAAYDDMQALERLAQTCAAVTTEFENVPADTLDHLSKFIPTRPNAACVAVAQNRIAEKTFLSDRGFSVGPFAAIRSVADIEAADPSLFPAVLKVARFGYDGKGQARVANAAEARAAFESFKREACVLEQMLALELEVSVVLARDAAGRVAPFPVAENSHSNGILDVTIAPARISGALAAEATEMASGIAAELGYVGVLGVEFFIAGGRLMVNEMAPRPHNSGHYTIDACVTNQFEQQVRILCGLPLGDARQHSRAVMVNLLGDLWYQQDAHHAHEPDWSRLLRQPGLKLHLYQKHHARPGRKMGHFTVLGESGDPVIDTAMNARGAIGIAG from the coding sequence ATGATTCTTCCTCCCGCAACCCTCGGCATGCTCGGCGGCGGTCAGCTCGGCCGCTTCTTCGTGCTGGCCGCGCATGAAATGGGCTATCGCGTCGTTGTGCTCGACCCGGACCGCAACAGCCCGGCCGGCAAGGCAGCGGACGAGCACCTGTGCGCCGCCTACGACGACATGCAGGCGCTGGAGCGACTGGCGCAGACCTGCGCCGCGGTGACCACCGAGTTCGAGAACGTTCCGGCCGACACGCTGGATCACCTGTCTAAATTCATTCCGACCCGCCCGAACGCCGCCTGCGTCGCGGTGGCGCAGAACCGCATCGCGGAGAAGACCTTCCTGTCCGACCGTGGCTTTTCGGTTGGCCCGTTTGCCGCGATCCGCAGTGTGGCGGACATCGAGGCGGCCGATCCGTCGCTGTTTCCGGCCGTGTTGAAAGTGGCGCGTTTCGGCTACGACGGCAAGGGGCAGGCGAGGGTGGCCAATGCCGCCGAAGCGAGGGCAGCGTTCGAGAGCTTCAAGCGCGAAGCCTGTGTGCTGGAGCAGATGCTGGCGCTCGAACTGGAGGTGTCGGTGGTGCTGGCCCGCGACGCGGCCGGTCGTGTCGCGCCCTTCCCGGTGGCCGAGAACAGCCACAGCAACGGCATTCTCGACGTGACCATCGCGCCGGCGCGCATCAGCGGTGCGCTGGCCGCCGAAGCGACCGAAATGGCTTCCGGCATTGCCGCCGAACTGGGTTACGTCGGTGTGCTCGGCGTCGAGTTCTTCATCGCCGGTGGCCGGCTGATGGTCAATGAGATGGCGCCGCGCCCGCACAACAGCGGCCATTACACGATCGATGCCTGCGTCACCAACCAGTTCGAACAGCAGGTGCGCATCCTGTGCGGCCTGCCGCTGGGCGACGCACGCCAGCATTCGCGCGCGGTGATGGTGAATCTGCTTGGCGACCTGTGGTACCAGCAGGACGCCCATCACGCCCATGAACCGGACTGGTCGCGCCTGCTGCGCCAACCGGGGCTGAAACTGCACCTCTACCAGAAGCATCACGCACGTCCTGGTCGCAAGATGGGCCACTTCACCGTGCTCGGCGAGAGCGGTGATCCGGTCATCGACACCGCGATGAACGCACGCGGCGCCATCGGCATCGCCGGCTGA
- the purE gene encoding 5-(carboxyamino)imidazole ribonucleotide mutase, which translates to MSAEDHARTPLVGVVMGSNSDWDTMRAACAMLEQFGVPFEARVVSAHRTPDLLFSYAEEARSRGLRAIIAGAGGAAHLPGMLAAKTTVPVLGVPVQSRALNGMDSLLSIVQMPKGIPVATFAIGEAGAANAGLFAVALLAGEDASLAQALEDFRARQAQTVLDMKLEG; encoded by the coding sequence ATGAGTGCTGAAGACCACGCCCGCACGCCGCTGGTTGGCGTCGTGATGGGATCGAACTCCGACTGGGACACCATGCGCGCCGCCTGCGCCATGCTGGAGCAGTTCGGTGTGCCGTTCGAGGCGCGCGTCGTATCGGCGCACCGTACACCGGACCTGCTGTTCTCCTATGCCGAGGAGGCGCGCAGTCGCGGCCTGCGCGCCATCATCGCCGGTGCCGGCGGTGCTGCCCATCTGCCGGGCATGCTGGCGGCCAAGACTACGGTGCCGGTGCTCGGCGTACCGGTGCAGTCGCGTGCGCTCAACGGCATGGATTCGCTGCTGTCCATCGTGCAGATGCCCAAGGGCATTCCGGTCGCCACCTTCGCCATCGGCGAGGCCGGTGCAGCCAATGCCGGACTGTTTGCAGTGGCCTTGCTGGCGGGCGAAGATGCGTCGCTTGCGCAGGCGCTCGAGGACTTCCGCGCTCGGCAGGCCCAGACCGTGCTGGACATGAAGCTCGAAGGCTGA
- a CDS encoding phasin family protein, translated as MTADVPKRLVNILADGGERLLKLQAESVSSALTSQMRAIEPPQTVAEAMSALWQLPQLYGALLEEMAEHARQSYHILSQVQNELVDLACDSVVQQAPALTEALSSGNVLFADRRHRSVVINFPDRRGMIARSRSQSA; from the coding sequence GTGACTGCAGACGTGCCTAAGCGTCTGGTCAACATCCTTGCCGACGGCGGCGAACGCCTGCTCAAGCTGCAGGCCGAGTCGGTCAGTTCCGCGCTGACCAGCCAGATGCGGGCCATCGAGCCGCCGCAGACGGTGGCCGAGGCGATGTCCGCGCTGTGGCAGTTGCCGCAGCTTTATGGTGCGCTGCTCGAAGAGATGGCCGAGCACGCGCGGCAGTCGTACCACATCCTGTCGCAGGTGCAGAACGAGCTGGTCGACCTGGCCTGTGATTCGGTGGTGCAGCAGGCGCCGGCGCTGACCGAGGCATTGAGCAGCGGCAACGTGCTGTTTGCCGATCGGCGTCACCGCTCGGTGGTGATCAACTTTCCCGACCGCCGCGGCATGATTGCACGCAGCCGCTCGCAGAGCGCCTGA
- a CDS encoding DEAD/DEAH box helicase: MEFSELGLNESLLGAIVEAGYPNPTAVQEKAVPAALAGRDLMVSSQTGSGKTAAFMWPALNRLTQDSAVKARGPRILVLTPTRELAIQVTDACRKYGRGLRYAKAVSVVGGTSYVMQNKLLAQPYEVLVATPGRLIDQMDSGRIDFGRLEMLVLDEADRMLDMGFIEDIEAIVDRLPQSRQTLLFSATFEPRVCRLAERLTKDAQRIEIQATAAQHENIEQRLLFADGMGHKQRLLDHLLRDEGVEQAIVFTATKRDADQIAEQLGENGFLAAALHGDMHQGERNRTLGHLRRGALRVLVATDVAARGIDVAGISHVINFDLPKSAEDYVHRIGRTGRAGRSGIAVSLASGDDVRRVKTIERFIRHTIPVHTIPGLEPRVQPRTSAPRGPRTGTGRPGSWGNKPGNGPRRPGGGAPRSEGGWRGNSSGRSDRARRAD, from the coding sequence ATGGAATTCTCAGAACTCGGTCTTAACGAATCCCTTCTTGGCGCGATCGTCGAGGCCGGTTACCCCAATCCGACTGCCGTGCAGGAAAAGGCTGTGCCCGCTGCGCTGGCTGGTCGTGACCTGATGGTGTCGTCGCAGACCGGCTCGGGCAAGACCGCCGCCTTCATGTGGCCGGCGCTGAACCGCCTGACGCAGGACTCGGCTGTCAAGGCCCGCGGCCCGCGCATCCTGGTGCTGACGCCGACGCGCGAACTGGCCATCCAGGTCACCGACGCCTGCCGCAAGTACGGTCGTGGCCTGCGCTACGCCAAGGCGGTCAGCGTGGTCGGTGGTACCTCCTACGTGATGCAGAACAAGCTGCTGGCACAGCCCTATGAAGTGCTGGTCGCCACGCCGGGTCGCCTGATCGACCAGATGGACAGTGGCCGCATCGACTTCGGCCGTCTGGAAATGCTGGTGCTCGACGAAGCCGACCGCATGCTGGACATGGGCTTCATCGAGGACATCGAAGCCATCGTCGACCGTCTGCCGCAGAGCCGTCAGACCCTGCTGTTCTCGGCCACCTTCGAGCCGCGCGTCTGCCGTCTGGCCGAGCGCCTGACCAAGGACGCACAGCGCATCGAGATCCAGGCAACCGCCGCCCAGCACGAGAACATCGAACAGCGTCTGCTGTTCGCCGACGGCATGGGCCACAAGCAGCGCCTGCTCGACCACCTGCTGCGTGACGAAGGCGTCGAACAAGCCATCGTGTTCACCGCCACCAAGCGCGACGCCGACCAGATCGCCGAGCAGCTCGGTGAGAACGGCTTCCTGGCTGCGGCACTGCATGGTGACATGCACCAGGGCGAACGCAATCGCACGCTGGGCCACCTGCGCCGCGGCGCGCTGCGCGTGCTGGTCGCCACCGACGTTGCCGCCCGCGGCATCGACGTGGCCGGCATCAGCCACGTGATCAACTTCGATCTGCCGAAGTCGGCGGAAGACTATGTGCACCGCATCGGCCGTACCGGTCGTGCCGGCCGCAGCGGCATCGCGGTCAGCCTGGCTTCCGGCGATGACGTGCGTCGCGTCAAGACGATCGAACGCTTCATCCGTCACACCATCCCGGTGCACACCATTCCGGGTCTGGAGCCGCGTGTGCAGCCGCGCACGTCCGCTCCGCGCGGCCCGCGCACCGGCACCGGTCGTCCGGGCAGCTGGGGCAACAAGCCGGGCAATGGCCCGCGTCGTCCGGGTGGCGGTGCGCCGCGCAGCGAAGGCGGCTGGCGTGGCAACAGTTCCGGCCGCAGCGACCGCGCGCGTCGTGCAGACTGA